The Henckelia pumila isolate YLH828 chromosome 2, ASM3356847v2, whole genome shotgun sequence genome includes a window with the following:
- the LOC140883296 gene encoding transcription factor MYBS1-like yields the protein MGEEVEYWSREEEKAFENGIAMHWIEDEENKNPTWNKIASMVPTKSIQQLKNHYKILVEDVADIEAGNVSLPKYSAEMLTPPALATATNNHRDRCRDKDKRFAKYNFSAVLAANSHDSTSASSGKGGGGGVSSSSTTRSEQERRKGIPWTEEEHRLFLLGLDKFGKGDWRSISRNYVVSRTPTQVASHAQKYFIRLNSMNRDRRRSSIHDITSISMGDDISSSPSVQQPPPITGQQQMNPTSNAMKHHNMQIYGTGHAPMGHPVTSSAHMAHPAVVGTPVMMPPGHPHHHLPPYVLPVAYPMPPPPPPQHQ from the exons ATGGGAGAGGAGGTGGAATATTGGAGcagagaagaagagaaggccTTTGAGAATGGGATTGCAATGCATTGGATTGAAGATGAAGAGAACAAGAATCCCACTTGGAACAAGATTGCTTCAATGGTTCCCACCAAAAGTATTCAACAGTTGAAGAATCATTACAAGATTTTGGTGGAAGATGTTGCTGATATTGAAGCTGGGAATGTTTCATTGCCCAAGTACTCTGCCGAGATGCTCACACCTCCTGCATTAGCAACGGCAACTAATAACCACCGGGATCGGTGTCGTGATAAAGATAAACGATTCGCAAAATATAATTTCTCCGCAGTACTAGCGGCGAATAGCCACGACTCGACCTCGGCCTCGTCAGGtaaaggaggaggaggaggagtaTCGTCATCTTCCACCACTAGGTCGGAACAAGAACGTCGAAAAGGGATTCCGTGGACCGAAGAAGAGCACAG GTTATTTTTGCTCGGATTAGACAAGTTTGGTAAAGGGGATTGGAGAAGTATTTCTAGAAACTACGTTGTTTCAAGGACACCAACACAAGTTGCAAGCCATGCTCAGAAGTACTTCATTCGTCTCAACTCTATGAATAGAGACAGAAGGAGATCGAGCATCCATGACATAACAAGTATCAGTATGGGCGACGATATTTCGTCGTCCCCCTCCGTTCAGCAACCGCCTCCGATCACCGGCCAACAGCAGATGAATCCAACCTCGAATGCAATGAAACATCATAACATGCAAATTTACGGGACGGGTCATGCCCCGATGGGACATCCGGTGACTTCGAGTGCCCACATGGCTCATCCTGCTGTAGTTGGCACTCCTGTCATGATGCCTCCGGGGCATCCTCACCATCATCTTCCACCGTATGTTCTTCCGGTCGCATATCCAATGCCACCTCCGCCTCCGCCTCAACACCAATAA